The Saccopteryx leptura isolate mSacLep1 chromosome 2, mSacLep1_pri_phased_curated, whole genome shotgun sequence genome has a window encoding:
- the MRPL41 gene encoding large ribosomal subunit protein mL41, with the protein MGLLSAAAVCVVRGADRMSRWTSKRGPRTFYKSRGAKGTGVHARGGKFVLVKEMVPELVVPELAGFKLKPYVNYRAPEGTDTPLTAEQLFREAAAPAIEKDFRDGTFDPEKLEKYGFEPTQEGKLFQLYPKNFAR; encoded by the coding sequence ATGGGGCTCCTGAGCGCGGCGGCTGTGTGCGTGGTTCGCGGCGCCGACCGGATGAGCCGGTGGACCAGCAAGCGGGGCCCGCGCACCTTCTACAAGAGCCGCGGTGCCAAGGGCACCGGCGTCCACGCCCGCGGCGGGAAGTTCGTGCTGGTCAAGGAGATGGTGCCCGAGCTGGTGGTGCCCGAGCTGGCCGGCTTCAAGCTCAAGCCCTACGTGAACTACCGAGCCCCGGAGGGCACCGACACGCCCCTGACGGCCGAGCAGCTCTTCCGAGAGGCGGCGGCCCCCGCCATCGAGAAGGACTTCCGGGACGGCACGTTCGACCCCGAGAAGCTGGAGAAGTACGGCTTCGAGCCCACGCAGGAGGGCAAGCTCTTCCAGCTGTACCCCAAGAACTTCGCGCGCTAG